One Thermodesulfobacteriota bacterium DNA segment encodes these proteins:
- a CDS encoding DUF4124 domain-containing protein produces MAHARRLFSVAALVWAALTVVVTAGSVGALAQVYRWTDEKGGVHYSDAPPRDAGQQPFASVPLGEMPPPVVVTLSDETFEERIQGASRPFLAFITVDNPECPPCLRADAITAQVSQRFAGRVTVGKLAWESLESILRDHWQIANVYGVRIVPTYILFREGEEVWRVNRLAELDELVGALEARLGER; encoded by the coding sequence ATGGCACACGCACGGCGGCTGTTCTCGGTTGCGGCTCTCGTGTGGGCCGCGCTGACCGTGGTGGTGACGGCGGGGTCAGTCGGCGCTCTGGCGCAGGTCTACAGGTGGACCGACGAGAAGGGCGGGGTGCACTACTCCGATGCGCCTCCCCGGGATGCTGGGCAGCAGCCGTTCGCTTCGGTCCCCCTGGGTGAGATGCCTCCGCCGGTGGTGGTGACGCTTTCGGACGAGACGTTCGAGGAGAGGATTCAGGGGGCGTCGAGGCCTTTCTTGGCGTTCATCACCGTGGACAACCCGGAGTGCCCGCCGTGCCTGAGGGCGGATGCGATCACGGCCCAGGTGTCGCAGCGGTTTGCCGGGCGGGTCACGGTGGGCAAGCTCGCGTGGGAATCCCTCGAGTCGATCCTGCGCGACCACTGGCAGATTGCCAACGTGTACGGCGTGCGCATCGTGCCGACCTACATCCTCTTTCGGGAGGGCGAAGAAGTCTGGCGGGTCAACCGGCTCGCGGAGCTCGACGAGCTGGTGGGGGCGCTCGAAGCCCGCCTGGGGGAACGATAG
- a CDS encoding transglutaminase-like domain-containing protein, whose translation MPVALARTTGLLVLAGLLAVAGTAFGAATIFVLADPDAAYPIERQVRYNVAVVNPESRPAEGVRLWVHAPVLQTSSQKCLRLETSQGGELVADELGNQVLSFDLGTVPPRGKRIVSIRADLGLADRPNPAPGVASAAFLGPEPGIEADHPEIVAAAGVLRAESAGETARGISDWVGKHVRYAGYLEEDLGALYALRHGKGDCTEYAFLFTALARANGLPVRAMAGYLVNGDQVLRPTDFHNWAELYEEGRWVLVDPQEVRFGDGQSLYVATRILGGVGDDPLGGNHRFRVEPEWLSVRME comes from the coding sequence GTGCCGGTAGCGTTGGCTCGGACGACGGGGCTCCTGGTGCTGGCGGGGCTGCTCGCGGTCGCGGGGACCGCATTCGGAGCCGCCACGATCTTCGTGCTCGCGGACCCCGATGCGGCTTACCCCATCGAGCGGCAGGTCCGGTACAACGTGGCCGTCGTGAACCCCGAGAGCCGGCCGGCAGAAGGCGTGCGTCTGTGGGTCCACGCCCCCGTGCTGCAGACCTCGAGCCAGAAGTGCTTGCGGCTGGAGACGTCGCAGGGCGGCGAGCTCGTGGCGGACGAGCTGGGCAACCAGGTCTTGTCGTTCGACCTGGGAACCGTGCCGCCTCGGGGCAAGAGGATCGTCTCGATTCGGGCGGACCTCGGGCTCGCGGACCGCCCGAATCCTGCGCCTGGGGTCGCTTCGGCGGCGTTCCTGGGTCCCGAGCCCGGCATCGAGGCGGACCACCCCGAGATCGTGGCCGCCGCGGGGGTGCTTCGGGCGGAGAGCGCGGGGGAGACGGCCCGGGGGATTTCGGATTGGGTGGGGAAGCACGTGCGCTACGCCGGGTACCTGGAGGAAGACCTGGGCGCCCTGTACGCCCTGCGGCACGGAAAAGGCGATTGCACCGAGTACGCGTTTCTCTTCACGGCGCTGGCGCGCGCCAACGGGTTGCCCGTGCGGGCGATGGCGGGCTACCTGGTGAACGGGGACCAGGTTCTACGCCCGACGGACTTCCACAACTGGGCAGAGCTCTACGAGGAGGGCCGGTGGGTGCTGGTGGACCCCCAGGAGGTCCGCTTCGGAGACGGACAGAGCCTGTACGTGGCGACCCGGATCCTCGGGGGCGTTGGGGATGACCCCCTGGGGGGGAACCACCGCTTCCGGGTGGAGCCCGAGTGGTTGTCGGTGCGCATGGAGTGA
- a CDS encoding rhodanese-like domain-containing protein has product MRHRALVGIAVLALGFAGGGREGHASGVLGGATGADVALELLWPASGEQTCEGAPGAARPGAEEEEALWISAVQVRERLAQGGPVSLVDVRGTEAFAAARIPGTLSVPLFAVKTMGFLRHREVVLVGEDYGLSGLAAEAAALGKAGFSSVRILRGGIGQWRRAGGGLEGEALEALAVPRISPAAYVAEGGRRDWVTVLVSPLDGGSPPAGAEKLAEALRVAGAEDLVREVQGVLDKRGAGELVSVVVATPQGEGYGPLAAALEGRVSPGGADWNVYFLEGGTEGYRRYAEALKRRHSGASRVVAGGGTPAGAARGGCGSCR; this is encoded by the coding sequence GTGAGACACAGAGCACTCGTTGGGATCGCCGTTCTTGCTCTCGGGTTTGCGGGGGGCGGGAGAGAGGGGCACGCGAGCGGGGTACTGGGCGGCGCTACCGGGGCGGACGTTGCCCTGGAGCTTCTGTGGCCGGCCAGCGGCGAGCAGACCTGTGAGGGGGCGCCCGGGGCCGCCAGGCCCGGGGCCGAGGAGGAAGAGGCGCTTTGGATCTCGGCAGTCCAGGTGCGCGAGCGCCTGGCCCAGGGTGGCCCCGTCTCGCTCGTCGATGTGCGCGGGACCGAGGCGTTTGCGGCGGCGCGGATTCCGGGGACGCTATCCGTGCCGCTCTTCGCCGTGAAGACGATGGGGTTCTTGCGGCACCGGGAGGTGGTGCTGGTGGGCGAGGACTACGGGCTCAGTGGGCTGGCGGCCGAGGCCGCGGCGCTTGGGAAGGCCGGGTTCTCGTCGGTGCGCATCCTTCGGGGCGGGATCGGCCAGTGGCGCAGGGCCGGCGGGGGGCTGGAAGGAGAGGCCCTGGAAGCCCTGGCCGTCCCCCGGATATCGCCCGCCGCCTACGTTGCCGAGGGGGGAAGGCGCGACTGGGTCACGGTGCTGGTGTCGCCTCTGGACGGCGGTTCGCCGCCGGCGGGCGCCGAGAAGCTGGCGGAAGCTCTGCGGGTTGCCGGCGCCGAAGACCTGGTGCGGGAGGTGCAGGGTGTGCTGGACAAGCGCGGCGCCGGGGAGCTCGTGAGCGTTGTCGTCGCGACCCCCCAGGGGGAGGGGTACGGGCCTCTCGCTGCGGCGCTGGAGGGGCGGGTGTCGCCGGGCGGGGCGGACTGGAACGTCTACTTCCTCGAAGGGGGGACCGAGGGCTACCGGCGCTATGCGGAGGCCCTGAAGCGGCGGCACTCGGGCGCTTCGAGGGTGGTGGCGGGTGGGGGGACGCCGGCGGGCGCAGCGAGGGGAGGGTGCGGCTCGTGCCGGTAG